A stretch of the Haloarcula ordinaria genome encodes the following:
- a CDS encoding type II toxin-antitoxin system RatA family toxin: protein MDEIEVSTVVHVPPERLYEFLLDFPGYARYSEYIDEVRRDGDGSPGTRYDLVFSWWKLSYTARSEVVSVDPPGRIDWHLVKDIDAEGHWIIEADPEAAPDRVESASRVVLRIAFDPGSASRDAVDLPRLVSLDWVIKKVVPLIRREAERIVERVVADLEGEPREVDLEIRSGGETV, encoded by the coding sequence GTGGACGAGATCGAGGTCAGTACGGTGGTACACGTGCCCCCCGAGCGGCTGTACGAGTTCCTGCTCGATTTCCCCGGGTACGCCCGGTACTCCGAGTACATCGACGAGGTGCGACGGGACGGCGACGGGTCGCCTGGGACGCGCTACGACCTCGTGTTCTCGTGGTGGAAGCTCTCGTATACGGCGCGGTCGGAGGTGGTTTCCGTCGACCCGCCCGGGCGCATCGATTGGCACCTCGTCAAGGACATCGACGCCGAGGGCCACTGGATAATCGAAGCGGACCCGGAAGCGGCTCCCGACCGCGTAGAGTCGGCCTCGCGGGTCGTCCTGCGCATCGCGTTCGACCCGGGCTCGGCGTCGAGAGATGCGGTCGACCTGCCGCGACTGGTGTCGCTGGACTGGGTCATCAAGAAGGTCGTCCCGCTGATTCGGCGGGAGGCGGAGCGAATCGTCGAGCGCGTGGTCGCCGACCTCGAGGGCGAACCCCGCGAGGTCGACCTCGAGATACGGAGCGGCGGCGAGACGGTGTGA
- a CDS encoding MarR family transcriptional regulator — MSASDITHADADSEADQAGWDAVRDLPPSAKLVAKVLEYNDTLTQSQLADETLLPPRTVRYALSRLEDAGVVDSRFSFADARKRIYSLRIE, encoded by the coding sequence ATGAGCGCATCCGATATCACGCACGCAGACGCCGACAGCGAGGCCGACCAGGCGGGCTGGGACGCCGTCAGAGACCTGCCGCCGAGCGCGAAGCTGGTCGCGAAGGTTCTGGAGTACAACGACACGCTGACCCAGAGTCAGCTGGCAGACGAGACGCTGCTGCCGCCACGTACGGTCCGCTACGCACTGAGCCGACTCGAGGACGCGGGCGTCGTCGACTCCCGGTTCTCCTTCGCCGACGCGCGAAAGCGCATCTACTCGCTCCGCATCGAGTGA
- a CDS encoding tubulin/FtsZ family protein encodes MKVVLIGVGQAGGKITQSLAEFDYEMGFEAVRGALAVNTARADLQNLDIDTTLIGQDRVKGHGVGGDNELGAQVMEENAAEVLDDLDGRLTSEAEAVVVVAGLGGGTGSGGAPMLTRELKRIYDIPVYVLGVLPGRDEGGIYQANAGRSLKTTVREADSLLLVDNDAWRGSGDSVAAGYERINDAISQRVGLLLASGEAIDGVGESVVDSSEIINTLRGGGIASLGYASATASENPEENVNVVTSVTRKALLSSMSLPNAVKADKALLVVAGDPERLSRKGVERARRWVEDETGSMEVRGGDFPLASSKIAALVVLSGVERSPRIDEFLDRAREAASAQGRQVDPQEFDNEDLDNLL; translated from the coding sequence ATGAAAGTCGTCCTGATTGGTGTCGGCCAGGCTGGGGGGAAAATAACCCAGTCGCTTGCCGAATTCGACTACGAGATGGGGTTCGAGGCGGTCCGCGGCGCGCTGGCGGTCAACACCGCCCGCGCGGACCTCCAGAACCTCGACATCGACACGACCCTCATCGGCCAGGACCGGGTGAAAGGCCACGGGGTCGGCGGTGACAACGAGCTGGGCGCACAGGTGATGGAAGAGAACGCCGCCGAAGTACTCGACGACCTCGATGGCCGGCTTACCTCCGAAGCCGAGGCCGTGGTGGTCGTCGCCGGCCTCGGCGGGGGTACCGGGTCGGGCGGCGCGCCGATGCTCACCCGCGAGCTCAAGCGCATCTACGACATCCCGGTGTACGTCCTGGGCGTCCTGCCTGGCCGTGACGAGGGCGGCATCTACCAGGCGAACGCCGGCCGGTCGCTGAAGACCACCGTCCGCGAGGCCGACTCCCTCCTCCTCGTGGACAACGACGCCTGGCGGGGCAGCGGTGACAGCGTCGCCGCCGGGTACGAGCGTATCAACGACGCCATCTCACAGCGGGTCGGGCTCCTGCTCGCCAGTGGCGAGGCCATCGACGGCGTCGGCGAGAGCGTCGTCGACTCTTCGGAGATCATCAACACGCTCCGCGGCGGCGGTATCGCCTCGCTCGGCTACGCCAGTGCGACGGCCAGCGAGAACCCCGAGGAGAACGTCAACGTCGTCACGAGTGTCACCCGGAAAGCACTGCTCTCCAGCATGAGCCTCCCCAACGCGGTCAAGGCCGACAAGGCGCTGCTGGTCGTCGCCGGCGACCCGGAACGGCTCTCGCGGAAAGGCGTCGAACGGGCCCGGCGGTGGGTCGAGGACGAGACCGGGAGCATGGAGGTCCGCGGCGGCGACTTCCCGCTCGCCTCCTCGAAAATCGCGGCGCTCGTGGTGCTCTCGGGCGTCGAGCGGTCCCCGCGAATCGACGAGTTCCTCGACCGCGCCCGGGAGGCCGCCTCGGCCCAAGGCCGGCAGGTCGACCCCCAGGAGTTCGACAACGAGGACCTCGACAACCTGCTGTGA
- a CDS encoding alkaline phosphatase family protein has protein sequence MGLFDRLKGDSGPRVAFFGIDGVPFSLINEHPDVFPNLTELAADGSAGPIDSIVPPESSACWPSLTTGVNPGETGVYGFQDREVGSYDTYVPMGRDVQATRLWDRVTEDGRDATVMNVPVTFPPQRNVQRMVSGFLSPGVDKAAYPDDLRDSLESNGYRIDVNAKLGHSDDKSEFVEDAHETLEKRFETFKQYVEADDWDLFFGVFMTTDRVNHFLFKDYERDGENQEAFFEFYRKVDEYLGKLRELLPDDVTMMVASDHGFTSLDYEVHFNEWLDQEGWLEYEDDEHSELGDIADETTAYSLIPGRFYINLEGREPRGSVPESEYETVRADLKEKLENLEGPDGNKVAERVVTREQAFRGDHDDIAPDLVVVPNHGFDLKAGFKGSEDVFGVGPRNGMHSFDNASLLVDDPEVRIEDADLFDIAPTVLELMDHEYDRTEFDGSSLVQ, from the coding sequence ATGGGACTATTCGACCGCTTGAAAGGAGACAGCGGCCCCCGCGTGGCCTTCTTCGGTATCGACGGCGTTCCGTTCAGCCTCATCAACGAACATCCGGACGTGTTTCCGAACCTCACCGAGCTGGCCGCCGACGGGAGCGCGGGCCCCATCGACAGCATCGTGCCGCCCGAGTCCAGCGCCTGCTGGCCCTCGCTGACCACCGGCGTCAATCCCGGTGAGACGGGCGTCTACGGCTTTCAGGACCGCGAGGTCGGCTCGTACGACACCTACGTCCCGATGGGCCGTGACGTCCAGGCGACGCGTCTCTGGGACCGTGTCACCGAGGACGGCCGCGACGCGACCGTGATGAACGTCCCCGTCACCTTCCCGCCCCAGCGCAACGTCCAGCGGATGGTCTCCGGGTTCCTCTCGCCGGGCGTCGACAAGGCCGCGTACCCCGACGACCTCCGGGACAGCCTCGAATCGAACGGCTACCGCATCGACGTCAACGCCAAGCTCGGCCACAGCGACGACAAGAGCGAGTTCGTCGAGGACGCCCACGAGACCCTGGAGAAGCGCTTCGAGACGTTCAAGCAGTACGTCGAGGCCGACGACTGGGACCTCTTTTTCGGCGTCTTCATGACCACCGACCGGGTCAACCACTTCCTGTTCAAGGACTACGAGCGCGACGGCGAGAACCAGGAGGCGTTCTTCGAGTTCTACCGCAAGGTCGACGAGTACCTGGGCAAGCTCCGTGAGCTGCTCCCGGACGACGTCACCATGATGGTCGCCTCCGACCACGGCTTCACCTCGCTCGACTACGAGGTCCACTTCAACGAGTGGCTCGACCAGGAGGGCTGGCTCGAGTACGAGGACGACGAGCACAGCGAACTCGGCGACATCGCCGACGAGACGACGGCCTACTCGCTTATCCCCGGGCGCTTCTACATCAACCTCGAGGGCCGCGAACCGCGCGGGAGCGTCCCCGAGTCCGAGTACGAGACGGTCCGCGCGGACCTGAAGGAGAAACTCGAGAATCTCGAAGGCCCCGACGGCAACAAGGTGGCCGAGCGCGTCGTCACCCGCGAGCAGGCGTTCCGCGGGGACCACGACGACATCGCGCCCGACCTCGTGGTCGTCCCGAACCACGGCTTCGACCTGAAGGCCGGCTTCAAGGGCTCCGAGGACGTCTTCGGCGTCGGTCCGCGCAACGGGATGCACAGCTTCGACAACGCGTCGCTGCTGGTCGACGACCCCGAGGTCCGCATCGAAGACGCGGACCTCTTCGACATCGCGCCGACCGTCCTCGAACTGATGGACCACGAGTACGACCGGACCGAGTTCGACGGCAGCAGTCTGGTCCAGTAA
- a CDS encoding inorganic diphosphatase, giving the protein MTNLWEDLETGPNPPEEIYAVVECLKGERNKYEYDKDIPGVVLDRVLHSNVHYPSDYGFIPQSYYDDEDPFDVLVLVEDQTFPGCVIEARPVALMKMDDDGEQDDKVIAVPIEDPRYDHIEDLEDIPQQTVDEIDEFFSTYKNLEEGKEVETLGWEDKQAAMDAIEHAQDLYDEQFD; this is encoded by the coding sequence ATGACGAACCTCTGGGAAGACCTGGAAACCGGACCGAACCCGCCCGAAGAGATCTACGCGGTCGTCGAGTGCCTCAAGGGCGAGCGCAACAAGTACGAGTACGACAAGGACATCCCCGGCGTCGTCCTCGACCGTGTGCTCCACTCGAACGTCCACTACCCCTCGGACTACGGGTTCATCCCGCAGTCGTACTACGACGACGAGGACCCCTTCGACGTGCTCGTGCTCGTAGAGGACCAGACGTTCCCCGGCTGTGTCATCGAGGCCCGTCCGGTCGCCCTGATGAAGATGGACGACGACGGCGAGCAGGACGACAAGGTCATCGCCGTCCCGATCGAGGACCCGCGGTACGACCACATCGAGGACCTCGAAGACATCCCACAGCAGACCGTAGACGAGATAGACGAGTTCTTCTCGACCTACAAGAACTTAGAGGAGGGCAAGGAAGTCGAGACGCTGGGCTGGGAGGACAAGCAGGCCGCGATGGACGCCATCGAACACGCACAGGACCTCTACGACGAGCAGTTCGACTGA
- a CDS encoding PadR family transcriptional regulator, protein MSEAQSLDTSPGIAKDLTAFQQNILVILAEEPRYGLAIKRELESYYDDEVNHGRLYPNLDDLVEMGLVEKSELDKRTNQYALTEDGKEAVLDQLGWEFSKFVTDGDRAGMLENLVESQK, encoded by the coding sequence ATGTCAGAGGCACAATCACTCGACACAAGCCCCGGCATCGCGAAGGACCTCACGGCCTTCCAACAGAACATCCTCGTCATCCTGGCCGAAGAGCCACGGTACGGGCTCGCTATCAAACGCGAACTCGAGTCGTACTACGACGACGAAGTGAACCACGGCCGGCTGTACCCGAACCTCGACGACCTGGTCGAGATGGGGCTGGTCGAGAAGAGCGAGCTCGACAAGCGGACGAACCAGTACGCGCTGACCGAAGACGGCAAGGAAGCCGTCCTCGACCAGCTCGGCTGGGAGTTCTCGAAGTTCGTCACCGACGGCGACCGCGCGGGCATGCTCGAGAACCTCGTCGAAAGCCAGAAGTAA
- a CDS encoding DUF7108 domain-containing protein codes for MTDLPTDVLEEAERLTRLAREAVDDGETTAYKDERDALLADHDYDARVREDDTSDVLVCHPQEWVEDGVIRPGRIEDVDRGVEVQLSGPGDPEEWDVVDERNRAVAAAVAEDHGPVHGATATALADFMGNHYAKPIAEATPDELEEFKAEYFPRNTWPSEDQRSLLDESVRLCLKKSDGRLPEP; via the coding sequence ATGACTGACCTGCCAACCGACGTACTGGAGGAGGCCGAACGGCTCACCAGGCTCGCACGCGAGGCCGTCGACGACGGGGAGACGACGGCGTACAAGGACGAACGCGACGCGTTGCTGGCCGACCACGATTACGACGCGCGCGTCAGGGAAGACGACACCAGTGACGTGCTTGTCTGTCACCCACAGGAGTGGGTCGAAGACGGCGTGATTCGCCCTGGACGAATCGAGGACGTCGACAGGGGCGTCGAAGTCCAGCTCAGCGGCCCCGGCGACCCGGAAGAGTGGGACGTGGTCGACGAGCGGAACCGGGCGGTCGCCGCGGCCGTCGCGGAGGACCACGGGCCCGTCCACGGCGCGACCGCCACGGCGCTGGCCGACTTTATGGGCAACCACTACGCGAAGCCGATCGCCGAGGCGACGCCGGACGAGCTCGAGGAGTTCAAGGCGGAGTACTTCCCGCGGAACACCTGGCCGAGCGAGGACCAGCGGTCGCTGCTCGACGAGTCTGTTCGGTTGTGTCTAAAGAAATCTGACGGTCGGCTACCGGAGCCGTAA
- the rnhA gene encoding ribonuclease HI — protein MPVIECDPSAARERLEAEGVPVESGNTPHERWRATHGGATAVAYDGKVVVQGGDTARLEAMLRGDSGGRVHVYFDGASRGNPGPAAVGYVLVDDGGIVAEGGQTIGRATNNQAEYAALVKALEVASEYGFDEARIRGDSELIVKQVRGEWNTNDPDLREQRVRVRELLMHFDDWHIEHVPREINDRADELANDALDDD, from the coding sequence ATGCCGGTCATCGAATGCGACCCGTCGGCCGCCCGAGAGCGCCTGGAAGCCGAAGGTGTCCCCGTCGAGTCGGGGAACACACCACACGAGCGCTGGCGCGCCACGCACGGCGGCGCCACCGCCGTCGCCTACGACGGGAAGGTCGTCGTCCAGGGCGGCGACACCGCGCGGCTGGAGGCGATGCTCCGCGGCGATTCCGGGGGTCGCGTCCACGTCTACTTCGACGGGGCGTCCAGAGGGAACCCCGGTCCGGCCGCCGTCGGCTACGTGCTCGTCGACGACGGTGGCATCGTCGCCGAGGGCGGCCAGACCATCGGGCGGGCGACCAACAACCAGGCCGAGTACGCCGCCCTCGTCAAAGCCCTCGAGGTGGCGAGCGAGTACGGGTTCGACGAGGCGCGCATCCGTGGTGACTCGGAGCTCATCGTCAAGCAGGTCCGGGGCGAGTGGAACACGAACGACCCCGACCTGCGCGAGCAGCGCGTCCGCGTCCGCGAGCTCCTGATGCACTTCGACGACTGGCACATCGAGCACGTTCCGCGGGAGATAAACGACCGCGCGGACGAACTAGCCAACGACGCACTCGACGATGACTGA
- the nreA gene encoding DNA repair protein NreA — MRLDEFIEGFERDEAAERRRLAAEKSYAITDHLEDVERQFEQALQGDTLVGSTAPEIFVGRSGYPNVSTGLLSPVDTDAAADDFATSGEWYQQGLGIEDVLQRRTGMVNSAKPTAVDAVSTGGGRTDGVHDVWTGFVGVQREVAIADTAVGVEVGLDGKPDLDVAFDDVSTPTGPRARAKRADLTENPHVPRPVQKTLADDDWRAEGAMTYLYRRGFDVYDINTILSAGALGQARERSLVPTRWSITAVDDTVGQYLRGTVHNSDTIDKPEVWYNEYMGNRYWVLLAPGRWEFELVEMKAPESVWNPNPGAGYYLASAHEGYEGRTGYVEETAGAYYAARLGVLEHLQERGRQAKCLVLREITDDYWAPVGVWQVREGVRNAFEGEPGVGQTFSETLSAVSDQLPVPVGALRRKSQLVAGLQSQLSDF, encoded by the coding sequence ATGCGACTCGACGAGTTCATCGAGGGGTTCGAACGGGATGAGGCCGCCGAGCGACGACGCCTCGCCGCCGAGAAGTCCTACGCCATCACGGACCACCTCGAGGACGTCGAGCGGCAGTTCGAGCAGGCCCTCCAGGGCGACACGCTCGTGGGCTCGACGGCGCCGGAGATATTCGTCGGCCGGTCGGGCTACCCGAACGTCTCGACGGGCCTGCTCTCGCCGGTCGACACCGACGCCGCGGCCGACGACTTCGCGACCAGCGGCGAGTGGTACCAGCAGGGCCTCGGCATCGAGGACGTCCTCCAGCGCCGGACGGGGATGGTCAACTCGGCGAAACCCACCGCCGTCGACGCGGTGAGCACTGGCGGCGGCCGCACCGACGGCGTCCACGACGTCTGGACGGGGTTCGTCGGCGTCCAGCGCGAGGTCGCCATCGCCGACACGGCCGTCGGCGTGGAGGTCGGACTCGACGGGAAACCGGACCTCGACGTGGCGTTCGACGACGTCTCGACGCCGACTGGGCCACGGGCCCGCGCGAAGCGCGCCGACCTCACCGAGAACCCTCACGTCCCCCGGCCGGTGCAGAAGACGCTCGCGGACGACGACTGGCGCGCGGAGGGCGCGATGACCTACCTCTACCGGCGCGGGTTCGACGTCTACGACATCAACACCATCCTCTCGGCGGGGGCGCTCGGCCAGGCCCGCGAGCGGTCGCTGGTCCCGACGCGGTGGTCCATCACGGCTGTCGACGACACCGTCGGCCAGTACCTCCGGGGAACCGTCCACAACAGCGACACCATCGACAAGCCCGAGGTGTGGTACAACGAGTACATGGGCAACCGCTACTGGGTCCTGCTCGCGCCGGGCCGGTGGGAGTTCGAGCTCGTCGAGATGAAAGCCCCCGAGAGCGTCTGGAACCCGAACCCCGGCGCGGGCTACTATCTCGCCAGCGCCCACGAGGGGTACGAGGGGCGCACCGGCTACGTCGAAGAGACCGCGGGCGCGTACTACGCTGCGCGACTTGGCGTGCTCGAGCACCTCCAGGAGCGGGGCCGCCAGGCGAAGTGTCTCGTCCTGCGCGAGATAACCGACGACTACTGGGCCCCGGTCGGCGTCTGGCAGGTCCGCGAGGGCGTCCGGAACGCCTTCGAGGGGGAACCCGGCGTCGGCCAGACGTTCAGCGAGACGCTGTCGGCCGTGTCCGACCAGCTGCCGGTGCCGGTCGGCGCGCTCCGACGGAAGTCCCAGCTGGTCGCCGGATTGCAGTCACAGCTCTCGGATTTCTGA
- a CDS encoding universal stress protein: protein MMRVLVPLAILDGETVSPGLMDLLGTMDVTVLGYQLLPEQTPPDQARAQFEERATSALEDVTAEFREAGGDADHRLVFTGDRRQSIDRVATDVGARAYAINGATGTVERLLVPLSGDVAVERILEFVAALVGERAIGVTLLVVGEEDPAEPRLSDAADQLAAMGVDVATRRGTGNPLDALVDAVAGHDAVVMGQRAPSLASLVWGGAEDRVAAASVGPVLVVRREDADTAPD, encoded by the coding sequence CTGATGCGCGTCCTCGTTCCGCTGGCGATACTCGACGGCGAGACCGTCTCGCCCGGCCTGATGGACCTGCTGGGCACGATGGACGTCACCGTGCTCGGCTACCAGCTGCTGCCCGAGCAGACGCCGCCCGACCAGGCGCGGGCGCAGTTCGAGGAGCGCGCGACGAGCGCGCTCGAGGACGTGACAGCGGAGTTCCGCGAGGCCGGTGGCGACGCCGACCACCGCCTCGTGTTCACCGGGGACCGCCGGCAGTCTATCGACCGGGTCGCGACCGACGTCGGTGCCCGCGCGTACGCCATCAACGGTGCGACGGGAACCGTCGAGCGACTGCTGGTCCCGCTCTCGGGCGACGTGGCCGTCGAGCGAATCCTCGAGTTCGTCGCGGCCCTGGTCGGGGAGCGTGCCATCGGCGTCACGCTGCTGGTGGTCGGCGAGGAGGACCCGGCGGAACCCCGACTGAGCGACGCGGCCGACCAGCTCGCGGCGATGGGCGTCGACGTCGCCACCCGACGCGGGACCGGCAACCCGCTTGACGCGCTGGTCGACGCCGTGGCGGGACACGACGCCGTCGTCATGGGCCAGCGTGCGCCGTCGCTGGCCTCGCTCGTGTGGGGCGGGGCCGAAGACCGGGTCGCCGCCGCCTCTGTCGGCCCGGTGCTCGTGGTCCGGCGGGAGGACGCGGACACGGCGCCGGACTAG
- a CDS encoding APC family permease, with the protein MAIEEAGQNTQGETPDVEPTVETDEATITEDAELERTIGLTGGLAIGIGTMIGAGIFVFPGLAAGAAGPAAAGSFAIGGLVALLVALPAAELATAMPKSGGGYYFISRGLGTLAGTVVGLSLWFGLVFATAFYLVGFGYYAVDALTLAGVAVGRELVIPLALVLGVGFTVLNVTGTENAAKLQNGVVALLLSILFVFLGFGVLDALGIVGEPTAPTTLVPRGYFPILTTAALVFTSYLGFAQVATVAGEMKRPGRTLPVAMIGSVLVVTVLYVTTIFVATSAFGWERLAAEGETAMVAVGRDLLGQAGALAILLGGLLATMSSANASILSTSRSIYAVSKDALLPTWASRINLRYGTPHVALGLAGGPILALTATGRVQVLAEVASFLHLMMYGLLCVALLVLRRDEPEWYDPDFRTPGYPAVPILGAVASFALVGFMTRLSQVIGLAIMVATAGWYYYYARGVRLRGVL; encoded by the coding sequence ATGGCCATCGAAGAGGCCGGGCAGAACACCCAGGGCGAGACCCCCGACGTCGAACCGACCGTCGAGACGGACGAGGCGACGATCACCGAGGACGCCGAGCTCGAGCGGACCATCGGTCTGACGGGCGGCCTCGCCATCGGTATCGGGACGATGATCGGCGCCGGTATCTTCGTCTTCCCGGGCCTCGCGGCGGGTGCGGCCGGGCCCGCCGCCGCCGGGTCGTTCGCTATCGGCGGCCTCGTCGCGCTGCTGGTCGCGCTCCCGGCCGCGGAACTGGCGACGGCGATGCCCAAGAGCGGCGGGGGCTACTACTTCATCTCCCGCGGCCTCGGGACGCTCGCAGGCACCGTCGTCGGCCTCTCGCTGTGGTTCGGCCTGGTGTTCGCGACGGCGTTCTACCTCGTCGGCTTCGGCTACTACGCGGTCGACGCGCTCACGCTCGCTGGTGTCGCGGTCGGCCGGGAGCTCGTCATCCCGCTGGCACTGGTGCTCGGGGTCGGGTTCACCGTCCTCAACGTCACCGGGACAGAGAACGCGGCGAAGCTCCAGAACGGCGTGGTGGCGCTCTTGCTCTCGATTCTGTTCGTCTTCCTGGGCTTCGGCGTGCTCGACGCGTTGGGCATCGTCGGCGAGCCCACGGCCCCCACGACGCTCGTCCCGCGGGGGTACTTCCCAATACTGACGACCGCCGCGCTCGTGTTCACGTCGTACCTGGGCTTCGCGCAGGTCGCGACAGTGGCCGGCGAGATGAAACGGCCCGGGCGCACCCTTCCCGTGGCGATGATCGGGTCCGTCCTCGTCGTGACCGTGCTCTACGTGACGACCATCTTCGTCGCGACGAGCGCCTTTGGCTGGGAGCGCCTCGCCGCCGAAGGCGAGACGGCGATGGTCGCGGTCGGCCGGGACCTGCTGGGGCAAGCCGGCGCGCTGGCGATTCTCCTCGGCGGCCTCCTGGCGACGATGTCGAGCGCCAACGCCTCCATCCTGAGCACCTCCCGGTCGATATACGCCGTCTCGAAGGACGCCCTCCTCCCGACCTGGGCGAGTCGCATCAACCTGCGCTACGGGACACCCCACGTCGCGCTGGGGCTCGCCGGCGGGCCGATTCTCGCCCTCACGGCGACCGGTCGGGTGCAGGTGCTTGCCGAAGTCGCCTCGTTCCTCCACCTGATGATGTACGGGCTCCTCTGTGTGGCGCTCCTCGTGCTCCGGCGCGACGAGCCCGAGTGGTACGACCCGGACTTCCGGACGCCGGGCTATCCCGCGGTCCCGATACTGGGTGCCGTCGCGAGCTTCGCCCTGGTCGGATTCATGACCCGCCTCTCGCAGGTCATCGGCCTCGCAATCATGGTGGCGACCGCCGGGTGGTACTACTATTATGCCCGCGGCGTGAGGTTACGGGGGGTGCTCTGA
- a CDS encoding DUF5789 family protein, which produces MSDDENEEEEAPAVELGEGPDVEGAPLARVSARLTWSIEHSTIVEREGETTIRTPDGPRTLADVLEDVDVPYFADRHEFENAVREVVGTGPVPTE; this is translated from the coding sequence ATGAGCGACGACGAGAACGAGGAAGAAGAGGCACCCGCCGTCGAACTCGGGGAAGGCCCCGACGTCGAGGGCGCGCCGCTCGCGCGCGTCTCGGCGCGGCTCACCTGGAGTATCGAACACAGCACCATCGTCGAGCGCGAGGGCGAGACGACCATCCGCACGCCCGACGGGCCACGGACGCTGGCCGACGTGCTCGAAGACGTCGACGTGCCCTACTTCGCCGACCGTCACGAGTTCGAGAACGCGGTCCGCGAGGTCGTCGGAACCGGGCCGGTCCCGACCGAGTAA
- a CDS encoding DUF7139 domain-containing protein: protein MTSLTDVYEGDVGRVASRRRQLVGTGLFVAGAASLVGAIALATTGLGSTLGLDGYAAREIAGIVAGLGLPAVVLGVFVVLPAGRQTRATAVLGVSVAVLGVALFQHLYPYSWLEGAPLLALLAGIVYFSGVVTTFWCLFVALATFKTRNDPGGTAHMEVTEEGTIRLVEQARSIPGLGGIGFFGQDPDGTVETQTNRPGATSGTVSDGGTQANDAGQSTQSSQTQSADQPSQRSTADTDPTPVRGPSEHSLDPRIANAGPEASPSTDGGTTTETGHDPITETATHRGEPDTYCGNCRHFQYVMDEDDDIQPYCTFHETVMDDMEPCSAWVRND from the coding sequence ATGACCAGTTTGACAGACGTCTACGAGGGGGACGTCGGCCGTGTCGCGTCGCGCCGGCGCCAGCTCGTCGGCACCGGACTGTTCGTCGCAGGGGCCGCCAGCCTCGTCGGGGCTATCGCCCTCGCGACGACGGGCCTCGGGTCGACGCTGGGACTGGACGGGTACGCCGCACGTGAAATCGCCGGTATCGTCGCCGGCCTCGGCCTCCCGGCGGTCGTCTTGGGCGTGTTCGTCGTCCTGCCGGCGGGTCGACAGACGCGAGCGACGGCCGTGCTGGGCGTCAGCGTCGCCGTGCTCGGCGTCGCGCTGTTCCAGCACCTGTACCCGTACAGCTGGCTCGAGGGTGCGCCGCTGCTGGCGCTGCTGGCCGGCATCGTCTACTTCAGCGGCGTGGTGACCACGTTCTGGTGTCTGTTCGTCGCCCTCGCGACGTTCAAGACGCGAAACGACCCGGGCGGCACCGCACACATGGAGGTCACCGAGGAGGGGACCATCAGGCTGGTCGAGCAGGCGCGCTCGATTCCCGGCCTGGGCGGCATCGGCTTCTTCGGTCAGGACCCTGACGGCACCGTCGAGACACAGACCAACCGCCCCGGCGCGACGTCGGGCACCGTCAGCGACGGCGGCACCCAGGCGAACGACGCGGGACAGTCCACACAGTCCTCGCAGACCCAGTCCGCCGACCAGCCGTCTCAGCGCTCGACGGCGGACACCGACCCCACGCCGGTTCGAGGTCCCTCGGAGCACTCGCTCGACCCCAGAATCGCCAACGCCGGTCCGGAGGCCTCGCCCTCGACCGACGGCGGCACGACGACGGAGACGGGCCACGACCCCATCACCGAGACGGCCACCCACCGGGGCGAACCGGACACCTACTGTGGCAACTGCCGGCACTTCCAGTACGTGATGGACGAGGACGACGACATCCAGCCGTACTGCACCTTCCACGAGACGGTCATGGACGACATGGAACCCTGCTCGGCGTGGGTACGCAACGACTGA
- a CDS encoding transcription factor S: MEFCDECGSMMKTEDDTWVCSSCGYEKARDAEVEKQTAVTTQGQEASEVVDTSEVDAEDMGPTTGARCPECGNERAFYEMKQIRAADESETRFFTCTECEHKWREDDH; this comes from the coding sequence ATGGAGTTCTGCGACGAATGCGGCTCGATGATGAAGACCGAGGACGACACCTGGGTCTGTAGTAGTTGCGGCTACGAGAAAGCGCGTGACGCCGAGGTAGAGAAACAGACGGCGGTCACGACGCAGGGACAGGAGGCGTCTGAAGTCGTCGACACCTCCGAGGTCGACGCCGAGGACATGGGGCCGACGACGGGCGCGCGCTGTCCGGAGTGTGGCAACGAGCGGGCCTTCTACGAGATGAAGCAGATCCGCGCGGCCGACGAGTCCGAGACGCGCTTCTTCACCTGCACCGAGTGCGAGCACAAGTGGCGCGAGGACGACCACTGA